The bacterium DNA segment GCCGCAGCCGCTTCATCCAGGCCCACCGACTGCCGGTTCTTGATGGTCATCATCTTGGCCTTGGGCTGGGCCCCAAACCGGCCAAAGCTTCCCTGGCCCGAGAGTTTCAGTCCGGTGAAATCGCCGCTGGTCAGATAGGTCCGCAGTTCCTGGCGGGAGGCCGGGTTCTTTTGCAGGGCGGCGATCATGATCCTGGCGGCATCGTAGCCCTGGGCGGCCTGCTTGGACGGCGGCTTGCCGTAGCGCTTCTTAAAGCGCTCTTCAAAGGCGGCCGAGGACTGGGCCAGCTCCGAGCTCTCCGAAAGCACGGCGAAGATGGCCCCCTCCACGTAAACGTCGCCCTGGGCCGACACCTTGGGGTCTCCCCAGGATTCGGGACCCAATAGCTGGAGCTTCAGCTGGTTGTAGGCCAGCTGGGGCGCTATCATCACGATGTCCGAGGGCGAGGCCGGCAGGAACAACGCGTCCACCTTCACCAGCTTCAGCTGGTCTATCTGGGCCTTAAAGTCGGTGGTGCCGGGGGTGTAGGCCTGGGCATAGACCATCCTGGCCCCCAGCTTGGCGGCCTCCTTGGCAAAGGCCTGGGCCACCGATTCCCAGGCGCCTTCGTCGGGATACAGCATGGCCAGGGCCTTAAAGCCCCGGGCTTTCACCGCGTACTGGGCCACCGCCGGCCCCTGCCAGCTCAGGCTGGGGTTCAGCTGAAAGATGTTGGGCCCGATGGTCGAGATCCGGTCGTCGGTGGCGGTGGGCGAAAGCAGGGGAACGCCCAGCACATCGGCCACCCCGGCCGCGGCGATGGTGGCCCCGGAAAGCACTTCTCCGATCAGCCCCATCACCATGGAGGAGTCGGCCAGACGCCGGGCCTGTCTGACCGCGTCGATGGCATCGCCCTTGGTGTCGGCCGACACTATTTTGAATTTTTCAACGGCCTTCTGGTTGTATTCCTCAAAGGCCAGTTCCACCCCGTTCTGCACCGCCAGCCCGAATTCTCCGAACTTGCCGGTCAGGGGCGCCAGCAGGCCGATCTTCTTTTCCACCGGGGCGACCGGGATGATCGCGTTCTCTCCGGATAACTGGGATAAGAGCAGGCTGGCGGTTCCGGCCTCCCCGCTGGCGGGATATTTTTTGGCAAGGTCCGCCAGCAGTTTTTTGGCCTCGGGAATGTTCTTGGCCTCCAGCTC contains these protein-coding regions:
- a CDS encoding penicillin-binding protein activator, translating into MKKYGVILLCLLSISCVTLQPAVDKKSPVSQDQKAREELRLKKEAEASGLLEKAQTQYSERKPAEAAETLQQLLAKHPETPAAAEALYLTALYRLELKQIDLALQSGFKLTEKYPDSEFWAKTKKVLGDCYTENRDYVKAGQQYLEGMAKAKAPEDRETIRLPLLTLINEKLSSGELRILYKTYSTTETAPAMGLRLCKMELEAKNIPEAKKLLADLAKKYPASGEAGTASLLLSQLSGENAIIPVAPVEKKIGLLAPLTGKFGEFGLAVQNGVELAFEEYNQKAVEKFKIVSADTKGDAIDAVRQARRLADSSMVMGLIGEVLSGATIAAAGVADVLGVPLLSPTATDDRISTIGPNIFQLNPSLSWQGPAVAQYAVKARGFKALAMLYPDEGAWESVAQAFAKEAAKLGARMVYAQAYTPGTTDFKAQIDQLKLVKVDALFLPASPSDIVMIAPQLAYNQLKLQLLGPESWGDPKVSAQGDVYVEGAIFAVLSESSELAQSSAAFEERFKKRYGKPPSKQAAQGYDAARIMIAALQKNPASRQELRTYLTSGDFTGLKLSGQGSFGRFGAQPKAKMMTIKNRQSVGLDEAAAAKDKKAPVPVKNEKAKADSTKKETPKPKKP